A single window of Excalfactoria chinensis isolate bCotChi1 chromosome 13, bCotChi1.hap2, whole genome shotgun sequence DNA harbors:
- the SEC24A gene encoding protein transport protein Sec24A, translated as MAQPARSAAAYRSQNGAGQQPYSNGPVQNQMMHSSDAQGYSPSVPGPYSHQTPSKVPPHPSSGQYNYSGSQNVSQYNSYQGPGQTLNRTPAAPLSGSPVQQTGPVPQVLPPALQNSAAVSSAGSFPPGASPPMHPNWQYSQAPVSHPAAAQPSHSAPVAGIGTAQPLPPLSGNPPGSYQYAASPGGPSLQNSYMKPGSVPPPVTQPLTPLHPPPRPPLGPPPLSGPPLIRPSTVTAGAPNTQSLLHSATNQEGDATSIAGDGSVVQNSYDAIEGGGLMATPHPPTPANLKVNRNVGYSYPALPPGYQNTSPPGAPGVQASALQYPDGSKHFHQPPLGTNHLNASMGSLSLQQEGLRPVNLLQERNILPTTILQAPVPNLHEDIQKLNCNPELFRCTLTNIPQTQALLNKAKLPLGLLLHPFKDLSQLPVVTSSTIVRCRSCRTYINPFVSFLDQRRWKCNLCYRVNDVPEEFMYNPVTRVYGEPHKRPEVQNATIEFMAPSEYMLRPPQPPVYLFVFDVSHNAIETGYLNTVCKTLLDNLDLLPGNTRTKIGFITFDSTIHFYSLQEGLSQPQMLIVSDIEDVFIPMPENLLVNLNENKELIQDLLKSLPQMFTKSLETQSALGPALQAAFKLMSPTGGRISVFQTQLPSVGMGALKSREEPNQRATAKDIHLTPSTDFYKKLALDCSGQQVAVDLFLLSGQYSDLASLGCISRYSAGSVYYYQSYHHKHNPVQVEKLQKELKRYLTRKIGFEAVMRIRCTKGLSIHTFHGNFFVRSTDLLSLPNVNPDAGYAVQMSVEESLTDMQVVSFQSALLYTSSKGERRIRVHTMCLPVVTTLSDVYLGADVQAITGLLANMAVDRSVSATLSDARDALVNAVIDSLSAYRSSVLSIQQPGLMAPSSLRLFPLYVLALLKQKAFQTGTNARLDERIFSMCQVKNQPLVYLMLMTHPSLYRVDNLTDEGALNINDRTIPQPPILQLSVEKLSREGAYLMDAGSVMFLWIGKSCGQNFISQVLGVPNYGSIPQNMTHLPELETAESIRTIAFISWLREQRPFFPILYVIKDDSPLKSSFLQNMIEDRTESALSYYEFLLHIQQQVNK; from the exons ATGGCTCAGCCGGCCCGGTCCGCCGCCGCTTATCGTAGTCAGAACGGCGCAGGCCAGCAGCCCTACAGCAACG GTCCTGTTCAAAATCAAATGATGCATTCATCAGATGCCCAGGGATATAGCCCATCAGTTCCAGGACCGTACTCACACCAGACGCCGTCAAAGGTTCCTCCGCATCCATCTTCTGGACAGTATAACTACAGTGGCTCTCAGAATGTTTCTCAATACAACAGTTATCAAGGACCTGGGCAGACTCTTAATAGAACACCAGCAGCACCTCTATCTGGGTCACCAGTGCAACAAACAGGTCCTGTACCACAAGTGCTGCCACCTGCATTGCAAAACTCAGCTGCTGTATCATCTGCTGGTAGCTTTCCTCCTGGAGCTAGCCCGCCAATGCATCCCAACTGGCAGTACAGCCAGGCTCCCGTGAGccacccagctgctgctcagccaaGCCATTCAGCTCCTGTGGCAGGGATAGGGACTGCTCAGCCTCTACCACCGCTATCAGGAAATCCTCCAGGAAGTTATCAGTATGCTGCTTCTCCAGGAGGTCCTTCACTTCAGAACAGCTATATGAAGCCAG GATCTGTACCTCCACCTGTGACTCAGCCTTTAACACCTCTCCACCCTCCCCCGCGGCCACCTttgggacctcctccccttaGTGGTCCACCTCTAATTAGGCCATCCACAGTGACAGCAGGAGCACCTAATACACAATCTCTGCTACATTCAGCTACAAATCAAGAAG GTGACGCTACATCTATTGCTGGCGATGGGTCTGTGGTCCAAAACAGCTATGATGCAATAGAAGGAGGTGGCCTCATGG CAACCCCACATCCTCCTACACCTGCAAATCTTAAGGTGAATAGAAATGTTGGCTATTCTTATCCTGCATTGCCGCCAGGCTACCAAAATACTTCTCCACCTGGAGCACCAGGAGTGCAAGCATCTGCTTTGCAGTATCCAGATGGATCAAAACATTTCCACCAG CCTCCCCTAGGCACTAATCACTTGAATGCATCTATGGGTAGCCTGAGTTTACAACAAGAAGGATTAAGACCTGTGAATCTTcttcaagaaagaaatattcttcCTACAACCATCCTCCAGGCTCCCGTCCCAAACTTGCATGAGGATATCCAGAAGCTCAATTGTAACCCAGA GTTGTTCCGCTGTACCCTGACTAACATTCCTCAAACTCAGGCCTTACTGAATAAAGCCAAACTTCCTTTGGGGCTCCTGCTTCATCCTTTCAAAGACTTATCG caatTGCCGGTGGTTACTTCAAGTACTATTGTGAGATGTCGTTCCTGCCGGACGTATATTAATCCTTTTGTCAGCTTTCTAGACCAAAGGAGATGGAAATGCAACTTGTGCTATAGAGTGAATGATG TTCCTGAAGAATTCATGTATAATCCTGTGACAAGAGTTTATGGAGAACCTCATAAAAGACCTGAAGTCCAGAACGCTACGATTGAATTTATGGCTCCATCTGAATACATG cTACGTCCACCTCAGCCACCTGTGTACCTCTTTGTTTTTGATGTCTCTCATAATGCGATAGAGACAGGATACTTGAATACAGTCTGCAAGACCTTGTTGGACAATCTTGACTT GCTTCCTGGGAACACTAGAACAAAAATAGGCTTCATAACATTTGACAGCACAATTCATTTCTACAGTCTTCAGGAAGGTCTTTCTCAGCCTCAGATGCTTATAGTTTCAGATATTGAAG atGTATTTATACCAATGCCAGAAAACTTACTagtaaatttaaatgaaaataaagag CTAATTCAGGATCTGTTGAAGAGTTTGCCACAGATGTTTACCAAGTCCCTGGAAACTCAGAGTGCTCTTGGGCCTGCATTACAGGCAGCCTTTAAACTGATGTCCCCTACTGGAGGTAGAATCTCCGTCTTCCAGACACAGCTTCCATCTGTGGGAATGGGAGCACTGAAATCTCGAGAAGAGCCAAACCAAAGAGCAACTGCAAAG GACATACACCTGACGCCATCAACTGATTTTTACAAGAAGTTAGCCTTGGACTGCTCAGGACAACAGGTTGCAGtggatttgtttcttcttagcGGACAGTATTCTGACTTGGCTTCTCTAG gTTGTATATCAAGATATTCTGCGGGTAGTGTCTATTACTACCAATCTTATCATCATAAACACAACCCCGTCCAGGTGGAGAAATTGCAAAAGGAGTTGAAACGATATTTAACTAGGAAGATTGGATTTGAAGCTGTCATGAGGATAAGATGCACCAAAG GTCTTTCCATTCATACCTTCCATGGGAACTTCTTTGTACGGTCTACAGACTTGTTGTCATTACCCAACGTAAACCCAGATGCAGGATATGCCGTGCAAATGTCAGTAGAAGAAAGTCTTACTGATATGCaggttgtttcttttcagtcagCTCTCCTGTACACATCCAGCAAAG GTGAGAGGAGAATTCGTGTCCACACTATGTGCTTACCTGTTGTAACAACACTGAGTGATGTCTACCTGGGGGCAGATGTACAGGCTATCACTGGGCTGTTAGCCAATATGG ctgtggATCGATCAGTTTCTGCTACCTTGAGTGATGCTCGGGATGCCTTGGTCAATGCAGTGATAGATTCTTTGTCTGCTTACCGTTCATCAGTCCTGAGCATTCAGCAGCCTGGTCTCATGGCCCCCAGTTCCCTGCGGCTCTTCCCACTTTATGTACTGGCACTCTTAAAACAG aaagcatttcaaaCTGGGACAAATGCTCGTCTAGATGAGCGCATCTTTAGCATGTGTCAAGTGAAAAACCAGCCTCTTGTTTACCTCATGCTTATGACGCACCCCAGTTTGTACAGAGTTGATAATCTCACAGATGAG ggAGCTCTTAACATCAATGACAGAACTATACCTCAGCCACCCATTCTCCAGCTATCAGTGGAGAAACTGAGTAGGGAAGGTGCCTACCTTATGGATGCTGGCTCT GTGATGTTTCTGTGGATTGGGAAGAGCTGTGGGCAGAACTTCATCAGCCAAGTCCTTGGAGTTCCAAATTATGGCTCAATACCACAGAACATG ACTCATCTCCCAGAGCTTGAAACTGCAGAATCCATCCGAAcaatagcttttatttcttggcTGCGAGAACAGAGACCTTTCTTTCCTATACTATATGTAATAAA ggaTGACAGCCCACTGAAATCAAGCTTCCTGCAGAATATGATTGAAGACAGAACTGAATCAGCCTTATCATACTATGAGTTCCTCCTTCACATACAGCAGCAAGTGAATAAATGA
- the CAMLG gene encoding guided entry of tail-anchored proteins factor CAMLG: protein MEDGGAGAAASGPPAGLSASQRRAELRRRKLLMNSEERINRIMGFHRPAAAKDDESHVESKLQHEQDKSNSLPLPSVSKRIVLGDSVSNTSGTTDHAVSMGDLKGDKDLFSKTPQLVSEGTSELRHRNRGELPSEAAARPPRHGLEQYLSRFDEALKLRNQLMNEKPSQENGNAVEEFDSFRIFRLVGCALLAIAVRAFVCKYLSIFAPFLTLQLAYMGLSKYFPKSEKKVKTTVLTAALLLSGIPAEVISRSMDTYSKMGDVFTDLCVYFFTFIFCHELALLFGSEVL, encoded by the exons ATGGAGGACGGCGGGGCGGGAGCGGCTGCCTCGGGGCCCCCCGCGGGGCTCTCGGCCTCCCAGCGGCGGGCGGAGCTGCGGCGGAGGAAGCTGCTGATGAATTCGGAGGAGCGGATCAACCGCATCATGGGCTTCCACCGGCCCGCGGCAGCCAAGG ATGATGAAAGTCACGTAGAATCAAAACTTCAACACGAACAAGATAAATCGaattcccttcctcttccttctgtttctaaGCGAATCGTGCTTGGTGATTCGGTCTCCAATACGTCCGGAACAACTGACCATGCAGTCAGTATGGGAGACCTCAAAGGGGATAAGGACTTGTTCAGTAAGACTCCGCAGCTGGTCAGTGAGGGTACAAGTGAGCTCCGTCACCGTAACAGAGGGGAGCTGCCGTCTGAAGCCGCAGCACGGCCACCCAGGCATGGATTAGAACAGTACTTATCCAGGTTTGATGAAGCTCTGAAGCTGAGGAACCAGCTGATGAATGAGAAGCCAAGCCAAGAGAACGGGAATGCGGTGGAGGAGTTTGATTCTTTCCGCATTTTTAGATTAGTGGGATGCGCTCTGCTTGCCATTGCAGTGAGGGCCTTTGTGTGCAAGTACTTG TCAATATTTGCACCATTTCTTACTCTACAACTTGCTTACATGGGACTATCCAAGTACTTTCCAAAG agTGAGAAGAAGGTGAAAACTACAGTACtaactgctgctcttctgctgtctGGAATCCCTGCAGAAGTGATCAGTCGCTCTATGGACACCTACAGCAAAATGGGAGATGTTTTCACAGACCTCTGTGtctatttctttacttttatcttttgcCACGAACTCGCTCTGTTATTTGGCTCTGAAGTACTGTGA